From Thermodesulfobacteriota bacterium, a single genomic window includes:
- a CDS encoding 3-methyl-2-oxobutanoate dehydrogenase subunit VorB — protein sequence MVAKVLMYGNTAIGEAAIRAGCQCYFGYPITPQNELTEYMAANLGRRPGCAFVQAESEIAAINMVHGASVAGVRTMTSSSSPGISLKQEGISYLAACELPAVIVNISRGGPGLGSIIAAQSDYFQATRGGGHGDYRTIVLAPASVQEFADLTMRAFDLADTYRMPVLILGDGMLGQMMEPVEFDREAPAVPPVRADALRGASGRPRKIVKSFTSNPADLEEINWSLYRRYQVIKEKEPAADTFLTDDAELLVVAFGASARIAKGAIKEVRAGGMKVGLFRPVTLWPFPDKALRAAAERVKGILVFEMNMGQMIEDVRLSLNGDRRIDFYGRPGGIIPAPSEVARVIARHYHQQGLK from the coding sequence ATCGTGGCTAAAGTACTGATGTATGGCAACACGGCCATCGGCGAAGCCGCCATCCGGGCGGGATGCCAGTGTTACTTCGGATATCCCATCACCCCCCAGAACGAACTGACCGAGTACATGGCCGCCAACCTGGGCCGGCGGCCGGGTTGCGCCTTTGTCCAGGCGGAGAGCGAAATCGCCGCCATCAACATGGTTCACGGCGCCAGCGTGGCCGGCGTGCGGACCATGACCTCCTCGTCCAGCCCGGGCATCAGCCTGAAGCAGGAAGGCATCTCATACCTGGCGGCCTGTGAACTACCGGCCGTGATCGTCAATATCTCCCGGGGCGGCCCCGGCCTGGGCAGCATCATCGCCGCCCAGTCCGATTATTTTCAGGCCACCCGCGGCGGCGGCCATGGTGATTACCGCACCATCGTCCTGGCGCCGGCCTCGGTCCAGGAGTTCGCGGACCTGACCATGCGGGCCTTTGACCTGGCCGACACCTACCGCATGCCGGTGCTCATCCTGGGCGACGGCATGCTGGGCCAGATGATGGAGCCGGTGGAATTCGACCGCGAAGCGCCGGCCGTTCCCCCGGTCCGGGCCGACGCCCTGCGGGGCGCCTCCGGCCGGCCGCGGAAAATCGTCAAGTCCTTCACCTCCAACCCGGCCGACCTGGAGGAAATCAACTGGAGCCTGTACCGCCGCTACCAGGTGATTAAAGAAAAAGAGCCCGCCGCCGACACCTTTTTAACCGACGACGCCGAGCTGCTGGTGGTGGCCTTCGGCGCCTCGGCCCGGATCGCCAAGGGCGCCATCAAGGAAGTGCGCGCCGGCGGCATGAAGGTCGGCCTGTTCCGGCCGGTCACCCTCTGGCCTTTCCCCGACAAAGCCCTGCGAGCGGCGGCCGAGCGGGTCAAGGGCATTCTGGTGTTTGAAATGAACATGGGCCAGATGATCGAAGACGTCAGGCTCTCCTTGAACGGTGACCGCCGGATTGATTTCTACGGACGCCCCGGCGGCATCATTCCGGCGCCCAGCGAAGTCGCCCGGGTGATCGCCCGTCATTATCATCAACAGGGACTCAAATAA
- a CDS encoding thiamine pyrophosphate-dependent enzyme: MEKVYQRPRYLTRANFHYCPGCGHSIVHRIVCELMDEMNIHDRAIGVPPPGCSVFAYNYIETDFVESAHGRGAAVATGIKRAAPDTVVFTYQGDGDISAIGTGETIHAANRGERITGIFINNAVYGMTGGQMAPTTLLSQKTTTSPFGRDKNFEGYPIKLSEMLALTDGAVYIERTAVNSPKNIIKTKKALQKAFQVQLDNLGYSLVEILSPCPTNWKMGVLDSWKWVDEEMTKVFPLGVIKDTTGK; encoded by the coding sequence ATGGAAAAGGTTTATCAGCGCCCCCGCTACCTGACCCGGGCCAACTTTCATTACTGCCCCGGCTGCGGTCACTCCATTGTTCACCGGATCGTCTGCGAGCTGATGGACGAAATGAACATTCACGACCGGGCCATCGGCGTGCCCCCGCCCGGATGCTCGGTGTTCGCCTACAACTATATTGAAACGGATTTTGTGGAATCGGCCCATGGCCGGGGAGCGGCGGTAGCCACCGGCATCAAGCGGGCCGCGCCGGACACGGTAGTCTTTACCTACCAGGGCGACGGCGACATCTCGGCCATCGGCACCGGCGAGACCATTCACGCCGCCAACCGGGGGGAACGGATCACCGGCATTTTCATCAACAACGCCGTTTACGGCATGACCGGCGGCCAGATGGCGCCCACCACCCTGCTCAGCCAGAAAACCACCACCAGCCCCTTCGGCCGGGACAAGAACTTCGAAGGCTATCCCATCAAGCTCAGCGAGATGCTGGCCCTGACCGACGGCGCCGTGTACATTGAACGCACGGCCGTGAACTCACCCAAGAACATCATCAAAACCAAAAAAGCGTTGCAGAAGGCCTTTCAGGTGCAGCTGGACAACCTGGGCTATTCCCTGGTGGAAATCCTCTCACCCTGCCCGACCAACTGGAAAATGGGCGTTCTCGATTCCTGGAAATGGGTGGACGAGGAAATGACCAAAGTGTTTCCTCTGGGCGTAATCAAGGACACGACAGGAAAGTAA
- the nifU gene encoding Fe-S cluster assembly scaffold protein NifU, which produces MLYSKTVMDHFRNPRNVGEIENPDGVGEVGNPLCGDMMTIYLKIEDERIQDIKFQTFGCGSAIAVSSMLTELAKGKTIEEAKKITNKDVADALEGLPKNKLHCSNLGADALQMAIKNYEDKKAGIVREEERQEKHEHSHEDGGCHCPYCDSEVDKDAKFCKACLSEIEEEH; this is translated from the coding sequence ATGTTATATTCCAAAACCGTCATGGATCATTTCAGAAACCCGCGCAATGTCGGCGAGATCGAAAATCCCGACGGCGTCGGCGAAGTCGGCAACCCCCTCTGCGGGGATATGATGACCATTTACCTCAAAATTGAGGACGAGCGCATCCAGGACATCAAGTTCCAGACCTTCGGCTGCGGATCGGCCATCGCCGTTTCCAGCATGCTGACCGAGCTGGCCAAGGGAAAGACCATCGAGGAAGCCAAAAAAATCACCAACAAGGATGTGGCCGACGCCCTCGAGGGACTGCCCAAGAACAAGCTGCACTGCTCCAACCTGGGCGCCGACGCCCTGCAGATGGCCATCAAGAATTATGAGGATAAGAAGGCGGGCATTGTCCGGGAGGAGGAACGCCAGGAAAAGCACGAACACTCCCACGAGGACGGCGGCTGTCACTGCCCCTATTGCGACTCGGAAGTGGACAAGGACGCCAAGTTCTGCAAAGCCTGCCTGTCGGAAATCGAAGAAGAGCACTAA
- a CDS encoding 2-oxoacid:acceptor oxidoreductase family protein: MVLKTIFAGFGGQGVLSMGLNLSQAALLDGKNVTYLPAYGAEVRGGTAHCTVAISDEEIASPVASSPDFVVAMNQPSLVRFMNRLQTGGIFFLNSSLTTGPVSRGDVEVIEIPVNDLADQLGNAKCANMIMLAAVVKKTGLVSREALTQGLYNAFKDKKKLIPLNEKALTCGFDYVPAG, from the coding sequence ATGGTACTGAAAACGATTTTTGCCGGTTTCGGCGGCCAGGGCGTTCTCTCCATGGGCCTCAACCTCTCCCAGGCGGCCCTGCTGGACGGGAAAAACGTCACCTACCTGCCCGCCTACGGCGCCGAAGTGCGCGGCGGCACGGCCCACTGCACGGTGGCCATCTCCGATGAAGAGATCGCCTCACCGGTAGCATCCTCCCCGGATTTCGTCGTGGCCATGAACCAACCGTCTTTAGTGCGCTTCATGAACCGGCTGCAGACCGGCGGCATCTTCTTCTTAAACTCTTCCCTGACGACCGGCCCGGTCTCCCGGGGCGACGTCGAGGTCATCGAGATTCCGGTCAATGATCTGGCCGACCAGCTGGGCAACGCCAAGTGCGCCAACATGATCATGCTGGCCGCCGTGGTCAAAAAGACCGGCCTGGTTTCCCGGGAAGCCCTGACCCAGGGACTTTACAACGCTTTCAAGGACAAGAAAAAACTGATCCCGTTAAACGAAAAAGCCCTCACCTGCGGCTTTGACTATGTTCCCGCCGGATAG
- a CDS encoding cysteine desulfurase family protein, protein MSKINLDHISASQLLPEVQEAMINAIRGTLGNPSSQNMAGERASEALDKARECVAGLINCQYPTEIVFTSGGTESVNHAIKGVAMANAQKGRHIITSNIEHNAVNRSIKRLLQQGFKTTSVSVDKKGRVSPEEVARAIKDDTILVSIMHSNNEIGTIQPIKEIAAVCREKKVLLHTDAVDSVGVVPVDVQDLGVDLLSFASNPFYGPTGVGGLYIRRGTNVWPILDGGVQEKNRRAGTENLIGIIGLGTAADLARKHLPERLAHFKRLQKLLLTELPNYIDEYFINGDPDNGLPHLVSLSPKYIEGESIMLMLDDEGFTVSTRSACATGSLRASHVLMAIGLDHADAQGTLVITLGVENTEADITGFLKSLKHIVESLRAISPLYKNR, encoded by the coding sequence ATGAGTAAAATCAATCTGGATCATATATCCGCCAGTCAGCTGCTGCCCGAAGTCCAGGAGGCCATGATCAATGCCATCCGGGGCACGCTGGGCAACCCCTCCAGCCAGAACATGGCGGGGGAGCGCGCCTCCGAAGCCCTGGACAAAGCGCGAGAATGCGTGGCCGGCCTGATTAACTGCCAGTATCCCACGGAAATCGTCTTCACCTCCGGCGGCACCGAATCGGTCAACCACGCCATCAAGGGCGTGGCCATGGCCAATGCCCAGAAAGGCCGCCACATCATCACCTCCAACATCGAACACAACGCCGTCAACCGCAGCATCAAGCGACTGCTGCAGCAGGGGTTTAAAACGACCTCCGTATCCGTGGACAAGAAGGGCCGGGTCAGCCCCGAGGAAGTGGCCCGGGCCATCAAGGACGACACCATCCTGGTCTCCATCATGCACAGCAACAACGAGATCGGAACCATTCAGCCCATTAAAGAGATCGCCGCCGTCTGCCGGGAGAAAAAGGTGCTGCTGCATACCGACGCCGTGGACTCCGTCGGCGTCGTGCCTGTCGACGTCCAGGACCTGGGGGTCGACCTGCTGAGCTTTGCCTCCAACCCCTTCTACGGCCCCACCGGCGTGGGCGGTCTCTACATCCGCCGGGGCACCAACGTCTGGCCGATTTTAGACGGCGGAGTCCAGGAGAAAAACCGCCGGGCCGGCACGGAAAATCTCATCGGCATCATCGGCCTGGGCACGGCCGCGGACCTGGCCCGGAAGCACCTGCCGGAGCGACTGGCCCATTTTAAACGCCTCCAGAAACTTCTTCTTACCGAACTGCCCAATTATATTGACGAATACTTTATCAACGGCGACCCGGATAACGGCCTGCCCCACCTGGTCTCCCTGTCCCCCAAATATATTGAAGGGGAAAGCATCATGCTGATGCTCGATGATGAGGGGTTTACCGTTTCGACCCGTTCGGCCTGCGCCACCGGTTCCCTGCGGGCCTCCCATGTACTCATGGCCATCGGGCTGGATCACGCCGACGCCCAGGGCACCCTGGTCATCACCCTCGGCGTGGAAAACACCGAGGCGGACATCACGGGATTCTTGAAATCCCTCAAGCACATCGTGGAGTCCCTGCGGGCGATTTCACCGCTGTACAAGAACCGGTAG
- a CDS encoding ACT domain-containing protein — MLVKQISVSLDNTPGQFLKISELLGNEGINIRAISVADRSDVSTVRFVSDNPDKTEAVLKGQGYTVRINPVLAVEIPDHPGALQTLLRPLKAGGINVHYLYPFLGRGESGQPIVIIGVDRSEDAIEILKKNWVHTFGEEIYVL; from the coding sequence ATGCTGGTAAAACAGATTTCCGTGAGCCTGGATAACACGCCGGGCCAGTTTCTCAAGATCAGCGAGCTGCTGGGCAATGAAGGCATCAACATCCGGGCCATTTCCGTGGCCGACCGGTCTGATGTCAGCACCGTCCGGTTTGTCTCAGACAACCCTGACAAGACCGAGGCGGTCCTAAAAGGGCAGGGTTATACCGTCCGGATCAACCCGGTGCTGGCGGTGGAAATCCCGGACCATCCCGGCGCCCTGCAGACCCTGCTCAGGCCCCTGAAGGCGGGCGGCATCAACGTCCATTATCTTTATCCCTTTCTGGGCCGGGGCGAAAGCGGCCAGCCCATCGTCATCATCGGCGTGGACCGCTCCGAGGATGCTATCGAAATTCTCAAAAAGAACTGGGTCCATACCTTCGGGGAAGAGATCTACGTGCTGTAG
- a CDS encoding radical SAM protein, with translation MGIAELSNLLPAAVKSIWTRRLPGQVIIQITDRCNARCPNCGMRVSSAFPRTGLSMDTIRRVLDAAAANRVAAVSFTGGEPLLRLDDLAEMISHAGAVGIPFIRTGTNGFFMRPGAGGRERDTARVSAVAEKLAATPLRNFWISVDSCDPETHDRMRGFPGLMSGIEAALPVFHEHGIFPAANLGVNRNLGGDFTAGLEPRDFIRRSDYLEEFYRRYTVGLQRFYHRVIDMGFTMLNTCYPMSVENGSPGNLAAVYAATAADRIVSFDRDEKELLFRILMETVREFRSRIRVFSPLTSLYALYRHYAGEETTAMTPAGCRGGRDFFFIDAREGDTYPCGYRGHENLGKYWGMNPDRFSGKSECRRCDWECFRDPSEQFSALTGFRRFSGNLLHDKTYRHCWFSDMAYYRTCDFFDGRQPPGAEKLSRWRRLNLSLFPTEASGPGAAPGRITRFSEQDLFDP, from the coding sequence ATGGGAATCGCCGAGTTGTCAAATTTGCTGCCGGCAGCGGTAAAGTCGATATGGACCCGCCGTCTGCCCGGTCAGGTCATCATTCAGATCACCGACCGATGCAACGCCCGCTGTCCCAATTGCGGCATGCGGGTTTCCAGCGCCTTCCCGCGCACCGGCCTGTCCATGGATACCATCCGGCGCGTTCTTGATGCCGCCGCGGCCAACCGTGTGGCGGCCGTCTCTTTTACCGGAGGCGAGCCCCTGCTGCGCCTGGATGATCTGGCGGAAATGATTTCGCACGCGGGGGCCGTCGGCATCCCGTTCATTCGTACCGGCACCAATGGTTTTTTCATGCGGCCGGGCGCCGGGGGCCGGGAGCGGGACACGGCCCGGGTGTCCGCCGTGGCGGAAAAACTGGCCGCCACCCCGCTGCGCAATTTCTGGATCAGCGTGGACTCCTGCGATCCTGAAACCCACGACCGCATGCGGGGTTTTCCCGGCCTTATGTCGGGCATCGAAGCGGCCCTGCCCGTTTTTCACGAACACGGCATCTTCCCGGCGGCCAACCTGGGCGTCAATCGCAACCTCGGCGGCGACTTCACCGCCGGCCTGGAGCCAAGAGACTTTATCCGCCGCTCCGATTATCTGGAAGAATTTTACCGCCGTTATACCGTCGGCCTGCAACGCTTCTATCATCGGGTGATCGACATGGGCTTTACCATGCTCAACACCTGCTATCCCATGAGCGTGGAAAACGGTTCGCCCGGGAATCTGGCCGCCGTTTACGCCGCCACCGCCGCCGACCGGATCGTCTCCTTTGACCGGGATGAGAAAGAACTGCTGTTTCGGATCCTGATGGAGACCGTGCGGGAATTCCGTTCCCGCATTCGTGTTTTTTCTCCCCTGACATCCCTCTATGCACTCTACCGCCATTACGCCGGTGAAGAAACGACCGCGATGACGCCCGCCGGATGCCGCGGCGGAAGGGATTTCTTCTTTATCGACGCCAGGGAAGGCGATACCTACCCCTGCGGCTACCGGGGTCATGAAAACCTGGGCAAATACTGGGGCATGAACCCGGACCGCTTCAGCGGAAAATCCGAATGCCGCCGCTGTGACTGGGAATGTTTCCGGGATCCGTCCGAACAGTTCTCCGCCTTGACCGGTTTTAGAAGGTTTAGCGGCAATCTGCTGCATGATAAAACCTATCGGCATTGCTGGTTTTCGGACATGGCCTATTACCGGACCTGCGATTTCTTTGACGGTCGCCAGCCCCCGGGGGCCGAAAAACTTTCCCGGTGGCGGCGTCTCAACCTATCCCTCTTCCCCACAGAAGCAAGCGGGCCGGGCGCGGCCCCCGGCCGGATTACCCGTTTTTCTGAACAAGATTTATTCGACCCTTGA
- a CDS encoding glycosyltransferase: MKADLHVHSRYSTRPSYWILQKLGCSESYVEPKTVYDIARQKGMRFVTITDHNTLAGSLEIAHLPGAFVSEEITTYFPDNGCKIHVLAYDITERQHEDITRARTSIYDLAAYLNREAITHVVAHPLFAVNDRLTADQFEQLLLMFSNFELNGTRDNYQNTILLDILTHLTAEQISALADKHGIQPAGKIPWKKSLTGGSDDHSGFHVARTFTLVEKEGDLSDFLAAVNAGQSRVCGNDYHPKMLAHALYSIAYQFYNQKFGLDRFRQKDRFVGFIDGVLGGPRPAPQPPDRRPDSGGNPPSDGKKRRDRSMEKALSGFCLQTAREVLENLPAYHRVRDGGPLSTQEKISHCHDFVDQAADEILARLCNTTMEQLSSGNIFNVFQMIGAGGALYTMLAPYFIAYKVFTKDRMLCKSISDRIRGVPLIRKRVRAGHFTDTLHDINGVARTLRKQSEMAALLNKEMILITCGPEEKRPGFKTFAPIDTFTMPEYSELKLYYPPLLKMIDYCFEQDINRIHIATPGPVGLAALAIARILQLPTYGTYHTSFPQYVRQITGDDGLEGMTWKYMIWFYSQMDMVFVPSRATGEELAGRGISPEKIRFYQRGVDTACFHPDKRNGFYRRRFNLTDDCLKLMYAGRVSKEKNLDQLVAIIRELSARIPNVCLIVVGDGPYQDEMKRLVRDLPVMFTGYLDGKDLSEAYAGCDLFVFPSTTDTFGNVVLEAQASGLPVIVTDQGGPGENMIDGETGFIVPAGDIAAFLEKIIRLADDPALLARMKKNARSYMETRSFESAFEQQWNLYHEPVPGCDGLKAAYFNN; encoded by the coding sequence ATGAAGGCTGACCTTCACGTACACTCCAGATACTCCACCCGGCCGTCATACTGGATCCTGCAGAAACTGGGATGCTCGGAAAGCTACGTGGAGCCGAAAACCGTTTACGACATTGCCAGGCAAAAAGGTATGCGGTTTGTCACCATCACCGATCACAACACCCTGGCCGGAAGCCTGGAGATCGCCCATTTGCCCGGCGCCTTTGTCAGCGAAGAAATCACCACTTATTTCCCTGACAACGGCTGCAAAATCCATGTGCTGGCCTACGACATCACTGAACGTCAGCACGAGGACATCACCCGGGCACGAACCAGCATTTATGACCTGGCCGCCTACCTCAACCGTGAGGCCATCACCCATGTGGTGGCCCATCCCCTGTTCGCGGTCAACGACCGGCTCACCGCCGATCAGTTCGAACAACTGCTGCTGATGTTTTCCAATTTTGAATTAAACGGTACCCGGGACAACTATCAGAACACCATCCTGCTGGATATTCTGACCCATCTGACGGCCGAGCAGATCAGCGCGCTGGCCGATAAACACGGCATCCAGCCCGCGGGAAAAATACCCTGGAAAAAAAGTCTGACCGGCGGATCGGACGATCACTCGGGCTTCCATGTGGCCCGGACATTCACCCTGGTGGAAAAAGAAGGCGATCTGTCTGATTTTCTGGCCGCCGTCAATGCCGGACAAAGCCGGGTCTGCGGCAACGACTATCATCCGAAAATGCTGGCTCACGCCCTCTACTCCATCGCTTACCAGTTCTACAATCAAAAATTCGGGCTGGACCGGTTCAGGCAAAAAGACCGCTTCGTGGGTTTCATCGACGGTGTGCTGGGCGGCCCGCGGCCGGCGCCCCAACCGCCGGACCGCCGACCGGATTCCGGAGGCAATCCGCCCTCCGACGGGAAAAAGCGCCGGGACCGGAGCATGGAAAAAGCCCTGTCCGGGTTCTGCCTGCAAACGGCCAGGGAGGTGCTTGAAAACCTTCCCGCATACCATCGCGTCAGAGACGGCGGACCGCTCTCGACTCAGGAAAAAATTTCGCACTGTCATGATTTTGTGGATCAGGCGGCCGACGAGATCCTGGCCCGGTTGTGCAACACCACCATGGAGCAACTTTCCAGCGGCAATATCTTCAACGTGTTTCAGATGATCGGCGCCGGCGGCGCCCTTTATACCATGCTGGCGCCCTATTTTATCGCCTACAAGGTGTTTACCAAGGACCGCATGCTCTGCAAATCCATTTCCGACCGGATCCGCGGTGTTCCCCTCATCAGAAAACGGGTCCGGGCGGGCCACTTCACCGACACCCTCCACGATATCAACGGTGTGGCCCGGACCCTGCGGAAGCAGTCGGAAATGGCGGCCCTGCTGAACAAGGAGATGATCCTGATCACCTGCGGCCCGGAGGAAAAACGGCCGGGGTTTAAAACTTTCGCGCCCATCGATACCTTTACCATGCCCGAATATTCCGAGCTGAAACTTTACTATCCGCCGCTGCTCAAAATGATCGACTACTGTTTTGAACAGGATATCAACCGGATTCACATCGCCACTCCCGGTCCGGTCGGCCTTGCCGCCCTGGCCATCGCCCGCATTCTGCAACTGCCGACCTACGGCACCTACCACACCTCGTTCCCGCAATACGTACGCCAGATCACCGGGGATGACGGCCTGGAGGGAATGACCTGGAAGTACATGATCTGGTTTTACAGCCAGATGGACATGGTCTTCGTGCCGTCCAGGGCCACGGGTGAAGAACTGGCCGGCCGAGGCATCAGCCCGGAAAAAATACGCTTTTACCAGCGCGGGGTCGATACGGCCTGTTTTCACCCGGACAAGCGCAACGGTTTTTACCGGCGGCGGTTCAACCTGACCGATGATTGTTTAAAACTGATGTATGCCGGCCGGGTGTCAAAGGAGAAGAACCTGGATCAACTGGTGGCGATCATTCGGGAGCTTTCAGCCAGGATTCCCAATGTTTGCCTGATAGTGGTGGGAGACGGTCCCTACCAGGACGAAATGAAGCGGCTTGTCCGGGATCTTCCCGTCATGTTTACAGGATATCTGGACGGAAAGGATTTAAGCGAGGCTTACGCCGGATGCGACCTGTTCGTGTTTCCATCGACCACCGACACCTTCGGCAACGTGGTGCTGGAGGCCCAGGCATCCGGACTGCCCGTTATCGTCACCGATCAGGGCGGGCCCGGAGAGAACATGATCGACGGTGAAACCGGCTTTATCGTTCCCGCCGGGGACATCGCCGCCTTTCTGGAAAAGATCATCCGCCTGGCTGATGACCCGGCCCTGCTGGCGCGAATGAAAAAAAACGCCCGGTCCTATATGGAAACCCGGTCATTTGAATCGGCTTTTGAGCAGCAGTGGAACCTGTATCATGAACCGGTTCCCGGTTGCGATGGATTGAAAGCCGCCTATTTTAACAATTAG
- a CDS encoding 4Fe-4S dicluster-binding protein yields the protein MTETKSKTRKKGVVEIDQAFCKGCGMCVYFCPKSCLAISGYINASGYATAACVDKDACTGCATCALVCPEAAIEVYRG from the coding sequence ATGACGGAGACTAAAAGCAAAACCCGGAAAAAGGGCGTTGTCGAAATCGACCAGGCCTTCTGCAAAGGCTGCGGCATGTGTGTTTATTTCTGCCCCAAAAGCTGTCTCGCCATTTCCGGGTATATCAACGCCAGCGGCTACGCGACCGCGGCCTGCGTGGACAAGGACGCCTGCACGGGCTGCGCCACCTGCGCCCTGGTCTGCCCGGAAGCCGCCATCGAGGTGTATCGTGGCTAA
- a CDS encoding phosphatidylserine decarboxylase has translation MTRLIPHQYVERPTRRVVTEKIFGDRLINAVYGLTNETPGHMFRLLTSPRLTDAIGFLVYDVCPPGSGRRVRRAAERMGVNLSECLEPAEALSSMRNLFQRKIRYWIYRPMDPDPRTVVSPADARVIIGDMPAALGLPIKEKFFNADELIGDRGSWRAAFAGGTYALFRLTPDKYHYNHVPVSGIVLDRYAVDGYCCSCNPGAVVKLVTSHSKNRRVVTIIDTDVADGSGIGLVAMVEVVAMMIGRVEQCYSEERYDHPVDVCPGMFLKRGRPKSLYYPGSSTDVLLFQKGRIGFCEDLIQNRDRSDVTSRYSVGFGRPLVETDVRVRSLIARAIPFPDGRRPNGPTDNQKASE, from the coding sequence ATGACTCGCTTGATACCGCACCAGTATGTTGAGCGGCCCACCCGCCGGGTGGTTACCGAGAAAATATTCGGCGACCGTCTGATCAACGCCGTCTACGGTCTGACCAACGAGACCCCCGGCCACATGTTTCGCCTGTTGACATCGCCCCGGCTTACGGACGCTATCGGGTTCCTGGTCTATGACGTTTGCCCGCCGGGCAGCGGACGGCGGGTCCGCCGGGCGGCGGAAAGAATGGGCGTGAATCTATCCGAATGCCTGGAACCGGCGGAGGCCCTGTCCTCCATGCGGAATCTTTTTCAGAGAAAAATCCGCTACTGGATTTACCGCCCCATGGACCCGGATCCCCGGACGGTCGTTTCTCCCGCGGATGCACGGGTTATCATCGGGGATATGCCGGCCGCCTTGGGACTACCCATCAAAGAAAAATTTTTTAACGCCGATGAATTGATCGGTGACCGGGGATCGTGGCGAGCGGCTTTTGCCGGCGGCACATACGCCCTCTTCCGCCTGACCCCGGACAAATATCACTACAATCACGTGCCCGTATCCGGGATAGTGCTGGACCGTTACGCCGTTGACGGTTACTGCTGCTCCTGTAATCCCGGCGCGGTGGTGAAGCTGGTCACGTCCCACTCCAAGAACAGACGGGTGGTGACCATCATTGACACGGATGTGGCGGACGGCAGCGGAATCGGACTGGTGGCCATGGTGGAAGTCGTGGCCATGATGATCGGCCGCGTGGAGCAGTGCTACAGCGAGGAGCGGTATGACCATCCGGTGGACGTATGCCCGGGCATGTTCCTGAAACGGGGCCGGCCGAAAAGTCTTTATTACCCCGGAAGTTCCACCGACGTGCTGCTGTTTCAAAAAGGACGAATCGGCTTCTGCGAAGATCTGATTCAAAACCGGGACCGTTCGGATGTCACCAGCCGCTATTCCGTCGGATTCGGCCGGCCTCTGGTGGAAACCGACGTCCGGGTGCGATCCCTGATCGCCCGGGCGATTCCTTTTCCGGACGGGCGTCGGCCAAACGGTCCGACAGATAATCAGAAGGCATCAGAATAA
- a CDS encoding DUF3313 domain-containing protein: MKTEITTGRWLLLAMAVVLLSGCAVGSYQARDVKESGSVLVSPDILEAGTGDQALYRYVNAKTDFREYSKVIIDPVMIIKDGELDQAELQDYQTLANNAYVYLKQELEKDYEIVTKPEKRAFRVQMAIIDADSSKPVRNTLSTLIPVGMVLSLGKYAATGKQAGVGEITVEMKVTDAATGELLGAALDRRVGGKQLVKLWSGWHNADDALQYWAKRLGFVLCEMRGSANCVKP; the protein is encoded by the coding sequence ATGAAAACAGAAATAACAACCGGGCGATGGTTGCTTCTCGCGATGGCGGTAGTGCTGCTGAGCGGGTGCGCGGTGGGAAGCTACCAGGCGCGGGATGTGAAAGAAAGCGGAAGCGTCCTGGTCAGCCCGGATATTCTTGAGGCGGGAACCGGCGATCAGGCCCTCTACCGTTATGTAAACGCCAAGACGGATTTCCGGGAATACAGCAAAGTCATTATCGACCCGGTCATGATAATCAAGGACGGCGAACTGGACCAGGCTGAACTCCAGGATTACCAGACCCTCGCCAACAACGCCTATGTCTATCTCAAACAGGAACTGGAGAAGGATTATGAGATCGTCACCAAGCCTGAAAAAAGGGCCTTCAGGGTCCAGATGGCGATCATCGACGCCGACAGCTCAAAGCCTGTCCGCAATACCCTGTCCACGCTTATACCGGTCGGCATGGTCCTGTCCCTGGGCAAGTATGCGGCGACCGGCAAGCAGGCCGGGGTCGGGGAGATCACCGTGGAGATGAAAGTCACCGACGCCGCTACCGGTGAGCTTCTCGGCGCCGCCCTTGACCGGCGGGTCGGGGGCAAGCAACTGGTCAAACTGTGGAGCGGCTGGCACAACGCCGATGACGCGCTGCAATACTGGGCGAAAAGACTCGGCTTTGTTCTCTGTGAAATGCGGGGGAGCGCCAACTGCGTCAAGCCCTGA